From Triticum aestivum cultivar Chinese Spring chromosome 7B, IWGSC CS RefSeq v2.1, whole genome shotgun sequence:
TAGATAGAATCAAAACGAAAAGAGACAGAATTCAGACAAGAGGCATTCAGGGTTTCAAACAGCAATTTAACATCAGGCTGTATATAGAATCGAAATCGAAATCAAATCCTACGAAATCTGAATCACTGCATTGCATTCACCACCGAGTTCAGAGAAGCACTTCGCAATTCAGAAAAGAAGCCAGCTAACCAATAACCACGATACTAGCTACTGCATGAGCTCCTCTACACTAGAGAATCGACACGAACCCGAACGAACTAAGTAAGGGATCGATCTAACAACAAACTGATCAATCGTAGATTTGAAGCTTCTGGTActcgtcgccggcgatggcctGGCTCATGATGGCCTCGGGgttcaccacgccgtcgttctgcaGGAAGATCTTGAGCACGTTCTTGGAGAAGCCGCTCACCATGGCGGCGCCGGGCTGGGTGGACGTCACGGGCGTCGACTTGGAGTCGCGCAGGTTCCAGAACACCACCTGGGGCACCGAGTCGCCGTAGCCGGCGTCCCTGAACTTGCGGCAGATGGCGGCGTAGTCCGTGTCCCACGACCCCTCGCCGTAGGGCATGCCGTTGTAGACGCCCCGCCCGCACGCCTCGCCGAACTCCATGTCGCTGTACACGAAGACGGTGCGGATCATCTTCTCCGGCGGCAGCTGGGCCTCCCTGGCCGTGGCGAGGATGCGGTCGAACACGCCCTGGAAGTTGGTGCTCCCGTGCCACTCGAGCTTGGCCACGAACCGCATCTTCTCGCGCAGCGTCTCGCCCTTGATCACGTGGATGGAGGGCCTGGTGTGGAAGGTGATCACCTTGCCCGCCCACGGCTCTTCGCTGAGCTCCGAGGTGAGCACGCCCAGCGCGATGGCCACCTCCATGGGGGTGCCCTCCATGCTCCCGGACACGTCGCAGATGGAGATGCAGTTGCGGAGGGAGCCCTTGGCGCGGAGGTCGTCCACCATGCGGCGCCACTGCAGCTCCgccacctcgtcctcctcgccgCGGTAGGCCGCGGCGGCGATCTCGTGCGGCAACACCGCGCCCGCCGCGATCTTGGCCTTGCCGGCCTCCACGTCCTCGAGGTACTTGGCGAAGCGCTCCTCGTCGTGCTTCTGGAACAGGGCCTTGTAGCGGCGCATGGCCACCGAGGCGACGCGGGCGTAGGGCAGCTCGTCCCACCGCTGCGCGCACATGTAGACCTCCGGGAGCTCCAGGGCCTTGCGGATCGGCACCAGGAcctcgcggcggaggcggcggaggacgcGGTAGCTGTAGTGCTCGTCGGAGAGCTCGGCGTACTCGGGGTCGGAGTCGCGCGGGAAGAGGCGGCAGGCGATGGCCTCGCAGAGCATCGTGGCGCGGTCGAAGGACGAGCCCGGCGTGGGGCACCACTTGGCGGCGAGCCCGATCTTCCTCTTCTTGCCGCCGGGGGCCATCTGCTTCATGTCGGAGGCGAGCAGGGCGGCGAAGAAGTCGGCCACGGCGTCGAACAGGAAGCGGTAGGCGCGGTCGCCGTAGTAGGTCTCGAGCGACTGCACGGCGAGCTTGGCCATGGTCCGGACCTTCTTCGGCACGCCCCGCTTGGCGGCCTTCTTCTGATCGACCTCCATGGCCTCCGTCTTCTGCTCCGCCACGGCCGCCGCCTCCGTGACGGACCTGGTGGCGGCTTCGCGGGCGCGCTTGCGGCCGGCGAGCCTGGCGCGGAGGCCGACCCGCTGCTCGGCGAGCTGCTTGCCCTCCCTGCGCGCCTTGTCGGCGGCGGCGCCCTCCTTGGCGACCTTGCGCACGTCCTGGCCGCGGACGAGGCGGAAGAGCAGCTCGGGGAAGTCCTTGAGGTAGCCGAACTCGGCGAGCGCGGCGACGTTGCAGGCGAGCGTGCGCGGGTGGTGGTCGTGCATCCAGAGCGCGGCGGCGTAGAAGCCCTCCCTGTCCGACTTGCCGGTGCCGCGCACGCCGCGGAGGTTGTAGGCGAGCTTGAGCGCCGTGAGCGGGTCGCGGGcccaggcggcggcgaggagctcgcgcACGCGCTCTGCGGGCGTGGACGGGACAACGTGGAAGAAGAAGTCGACGCAGGGGTCGCCCGAGTTGGCGTACGTGGCGTTGCAGTTCTCCGTGCGCGCCCGCCGCGGGACCAGCGCCGCCTTGGCCTCGGCCGCGGACGGCGCGTTGAAGGCCGCGTCGAGGAGGTCCAGGAACGGGTGCGACTCCGGGGCGTCGTCTGCGGGCGAGGGCCGCGCGGCGCGGACAAGGGGCGGGCCCAGGaggaggcgcggcgcggcggctgcggcggggcCCGTCTCCGTCGCCATGGCTGGCTGGGTGGGTGGGTGCTAAGGTTTGGAGGTCGAGGATTCGAGGCGGGTGGCGGGTTTGGTTTTCGTGGCGGTGGAAGATGCGATCCGAGGCTGAGAGATTTGGTATTAATAGCAGGGAGGGTTAAGTCGGTATCTCATGGCTTAGGGCGGTGCCGGATTGAGTTACGGCCCAAATTCACGTCGGGTTAGGAAAAGGAAACCTTTCCCTGCGTGCTGCTTCCGGACTCCTCTGTTTTCTGTAAAAGCAGAGTACATATATATACTGTAtttcttgttttttttttgcgggtacatTTATATTTCTTACGAATGATCCGAGATCCAGATGGAGATGTCTGCTTTTGCATGCATATAAATGGGAAGATAGTGCCAAGTTTCTTTCTTAGAAAGAGGAATTTTGAAACAATTTATGAGAATGTGATTACAAGATTATCAAACAAATACTGTTAACGAGGGTGCATAAATTGTAAGTCTGATGCCGAAAGGGCGAGCATGGGCGTGATAGCGAGCAACCGTAAGGTGCTTTTCTCGGTACTAGTGGTTGGAGCTTCCTGATCAGCAGCCTTATTGCTGACTGTTCAAAGAACGCTTTCGTTTGAATAAAAGCTCTAAATTCCCTGCAAAAAAAAGGTGCTTTTCTCGGTACTAGTGGTTGGAGTCTGCTTGAGAGCGTTCCTTTGCGTTGTCATCTTGGCTGTGTACATTAGGTTGGCTTGTGCTGGTGTTATGTTGCCTCTGTATATTGGGTTGACTTATTTGTTATTGTACTTGTTTTGACTTGGCTGAATGTTCTGATAACCATGCAAAAATGTGTTCAAAACCTCGACAGTAAGCAAATTGAAGAACTCTGACTCATTTGAGCCATGTCTCCTAGGCTGGAAGGGAGCATGCTATAACTAAATTACCCCACCAAGCCCCTTTTTCATGGCTTAGTTGTTATATAATGAATAAGTCATGCAGTTCATACCATAACAAGTGTATCAGCTCAAACATAATTTAGTTAGGGAGCATGGTTCATACCAAAGTACAAAGGTGCCAAACTGAGACAAACTATTAGCTAGCATATCACCAAGTTCATTAATCACACTAAGCATCACATCAAACAAGTTCCTCAATTACATCAAAGTAACCACAAGGATCAAAGAGGTACTATGTTTCTGTTCATGCAGCATCCTCATACTCTCAGCCATCAATTGTTGCCCAGGAACACCTGCTGCGCAGGAGGTTATTATGAAATCAAAAAGACAGATATTTTTAACATCGCCCGACAGTGTTTCTTCTGGTCTGGGTAGTCCAAGTTTGGTTCGTGCCATTTTCAGAGGTAGATAAGATGAGAAGTTGAATGATTTGTTTAAAATGTATAGACCTATACGCATCATACATAATAAAAATATATCGGAATCTCCGCACATAGCTCTTCTAACCATTGTTAATCTCTCTAGGTTGACGGTTACAAGGATATTCTTGAAGGGGATNNNNNNNNNNatatatataaatatatatatatatatatatatatatatatatatatatatatatatatatatatatatatatatatatatatatatatatatatatatatatatatatatatatatatatatatatatatatatatatatatatatatatatatatatatatatatatatatatatatatatatatatatatatatatatatttatatatatNNNNNNNNNNNNNNNNNNNNNNNNNNNNNNNNNNNNNNNNNNNNNNNNNNNNNNNNNNNNNNNNNNNNNNNNNNNNNNNNNNNNNNNNNNNNNNNNNNNNNNNNNNNNNNNNNNNNNNNNNNNNNNNNNNNNNNNNNNNNNNNNNNNNNNNNNNNNNNNNNNNNNNNNNNNNNNNNNNNNNNNNNNNNNNNNNNNNNNNNNNNNNNNNNNNNNNNNNNNNNNNNNNNNNNNNNNNNNNNNNNNNNNNNNNNNNNNNNNNNNNNNNNNNNNNNNNNNNNNNNNtatacatacatatatatatatatatgcggttgcATGAGTAGCTGGAACGGACAACACTTGAAAACTCTAATTCATAAAATGCCCCATATTTTCTCTGCTACTACCAAAACGCCCCATCTTTCTCTTCAAATGATCAAACACAACATCGCAACTTTTGCAATTGATAAAATGCCACAGACTACAGTTGCTCACATTTCTGTCTTAAATGACAGAAATGGCTTGGACGAAGACACCAAAATAACAGAAGAATTTCAGCATATGTCATCTTGTCAGatgcaaaaaaatcaaattttGGCCAAAAACTTGGACTACCCAGAAAAAACTGACAAGAATACAAAAAAATACCTATATAAAAAGCACCACTTAGACTGGATAATATTGATGTACATCACACAACAATATTAATCTGTTTTAATCAAATAACTGAATCCACTGCTGACATATTGTTATATGTGTGGAATAGCATAATCTGTTGTTTAAATACATGTGCCCTTCTTCTTCCTGTATTCTCTTTCTTCTTCAAGGATTGGAAACATGATTATAGCCTGCTTGCTGATTCTACTTGTTGGTCACCCCGTTAACAGTTCAGTTATTGAAATGGTACTCAATAAAAAATAATTGTATGTAGAGAATGTTGTACCTCATGGATGAAAAGTTAATGTGGCACTTAATTGATGAAAAGTCAGTTAGTTATCCAGTTAAAATGCTATATTTTTCTTCAATTATATTCTTCTGGTATTTTTTTTCTTACCATGCATTAGTTAGTTGTTGCAATTTTTTGCAAGATGAAGCCaattgctataagtttagtagctTTATGATCCATTGTAGTTCATAAAAAAGGTAGTTCAGACTATTCAGGGTTATAACGAATGCATAAAATTATTATTATGTTGCCTCCAAATTTCCTGTAGTGGTCTGTCATCATTGTAGATACTAGTCAaatgccccgcgcgttgctgcgcgAGTTTGTATGAAATAAAAACTGGGCTGAACTAATCAACCTAGCTAGTGTCTTTACAGTTTCTCCTATAGAAAGATAATTTGTTTATCAATATCttgtaaataaataataaatatacatctgtatgtataagTGCAAATTTGTGTCACaaggcaaaagaaaacaaaacaaaatatgcatgcatgtgtcaATTTCTTCCATAGAGCACTGGAGTATCTGTTCATGCATGCATCGACTTTTGTTTTGTTGATTTAATTACTCTTTAGGCATCAGTTACTACATACATTTGCGTGCATGCGTCTGCGTGTAGTTGGTGTAGTGGTTCTTAGTGTGTACATCTGATGGTTATTGTAGAGTGATCTAGTATATCCAACGGCTAAACTAATTGTGacgatgtggctcaaggagaagcgagagaattcctagtagtgggggctagctatttagttATAGAAGTGCATGCGTCTGCATGTAGTTGGTGTAGTGGTTCTTAGTGTGTAGATCTGATGGTTATTGTAGAGTGATCTAGTATATCCAACAGCTAAATTAATTGTGacgatgtggctcaaggagaagcgagagaattcctagtagtgggggctagctatttagttATAGAAGATTAATGGGGTAGGCAACGTAGTTTGTCTTGGTGTTGCGGAGACGGTGAAGCTCTGCAATATGGATGTTTCTGCAAACCTCTGTCATacccaagaagttggccgaccattTGTCAATCCCAAATCCCTCATCCTAGATCCATTTGATTCTTAGCACTGGACAAAGGCATCATCTATCTCCTATGGCTATTAAGCCCATCATCCCATGTGACGGTTTCTGAACTAGGGGGTGCCAACATATGTGACCTACAGTccatgggtgataacccacaagtatatgggatcaattgtagtctttcttgataagtaagagcgtcaaatccaacgaggagctaaaggtagaatcaATATTCCCCGctagttctatcgaccatcgatacaacccTGCGCACATTttacgttcactttacctagaacaagaataaaactagaagtactttgtaggtgtaaagggataAGTTTGCGAGATAATAAGGAAccagaaaataaaagttaggtATTGTTCTAACAAAAGCATTGTTCAAGAAATCTTCTGATTCAACGATTTATCGCTACTCATGGAGTGACcaataagattatgccttatcttcactGTTTATCATTTGGGCCTATTTATTACTCTGACAAGCAATTTATCAGGAATCTACCGTTAAATCAGGCCTATTCCTAACATTATATTTGCGGAAACTATTTTTATTtgtgttttgtggaccttgttttgcaatatttactattgtcctattttgtttgtcattataagaggattcaaaggctaggaatcaaggtaacacttctaTGCAATGTTGTATTTATGTTGAATATAGcatattttagtgttgggaacctgaGATTTGCAAAAATGTCCGATTAATAGTGgaccgataaaatcgattaatcAACCGATTTctgattaatctctaatccccagCTATCCGAGATGCTAACGATAAGGGATATCCTAGTACAATTAGGTTAGTGTAGCGAGTGTgaaaaaagtggtggtaggatttgcgaaattgtccctaagcaattagcTAAGTTAGTAGATCGATATGCAagttatgtgggagaggccactgctagcatgtcatcccttacttggaattctatgcactcatGTTTGGAAGtactagcaagcattcgcaactaccaaagttcattaaggtaaaacccaaccatagcattaagatatattggcccccctttaATCCCGTATGAATTAATTTCTATGGTAggaagaagcttctgtcactcttgccctccaatgcatagtcctatgaACATACAACTAACTCGATGATGTGATTcactgtaggatcggaagtatgtctagaggggggtgattagactacttgaccaattaaaaattatgcattttcccaattttagtctttggcagattttagctaacttagcacaagtcaagcaatctccacatcaaggaagcatgcaaagagtatatgagcagcggaaagtaaagcatgtaacttgcaagaatgtaaagggaagggtttggagatttcaaacgcaatttggagacacggtgatttttaaGCCGTGGTTCcgatgtaaagggaagggtttggagatttcaaacgcaatttggagacacggtgatttttaagccgtggttccgataggtggtgctatcgtacatccatgttgatggagacttcaacccacgaagggtaacggttgcgcgagttcacggagggctccacccacgaagggtccacgaagaagcaaccttgtctatcccaccatggtcgtcgcccacgaaggacttgcctcactagcggtagatcttcacgaagtaggcggtctccttgcccttaaaaactccttgcttcaactccacaatcttgtcggaggctcccaattgacacctagccaatctaggagacactactctccaagaagtaacaaatggtgtgttgatgatgaactccttgctcttgtgcttcaaatgatagtctccccaacactcaactctctctcataggatttggatctggtggaaagaatatttgagtggaaagcaacttggggaaggctagagatcaagattcatatggtaggaatggaatatcttgacctcaacacatgagtaggtggttctctctcagaaatggtaagttggaagtgtaggttcgttctgatggctctctccacgaatgaagaggaggtggaggggtatatatagcctccacacaaaatataaccgttacacacaatttaccaatctcggtgggaccgaatcaacaaactcggtcagaccgatttagtaaacctagtgaccgttaatgatttcggtgggaccgacatgcaactcggtaggaccgatatggttagggttagggcataacgtaatctcggtgagaccgattacacaaactcagtgagaccgattttggtaataagctaactagagagttggtcaggtaaactcggtgggaccgattcgtcttttcggttggaccgaaatgttacaaaaaggaaacagagagtttacattgcaatcttggtgggaccgatcgctcacttcggttagaccgaaacgttacgaagggaaacagagagattaaaatcccatctcggtgagaccgagatccctatcggtgagaccgatttgcctagggtttgtggcagtggctatgacatctgaactcggtggcgccggatagaaagaatcggtggggccgagtttgactttaggtttaggtcatatgtggatatgagaaagtagttgagggtttttggagcatatcactaagcactgtggagcaagaaactcattaagcaacacctcatccctccttgatagtattggcttttcctatagactcaatgtgatcttggatcactaaaatgtaaaatgaggagtcttgagcttttgaggtTGAGCAAATCCTTTTATCCTTGGAATTtttagggatccactttcctcatccatgccatgccattcattgagcttttcatgaaatgtttgtcttggaaagatgttaactcaatgagctatatgttgttaggaattaccaaaaccacctagggatagttgcactttcaatctccccctttttggtaattgatgacaacatatagatcaaagcttcgacaaatgataataagatttaaaaaCATCGTTACTTTGAGAAGTATGTATAAGCAAGagctcctggttttgagtcagggtggccaagcccttctcaatcctcaaggtggaggcaatcagatatccaagctgatcttgcttacTCTTCAAGAATACCCGAGATGCTTCTTCAActtttggcatctttgcagctttctctgcccttgccttctctctcttctcatgtgcttgcatagATGATGGatcttcttcattcatgacaacaatgttgtcttcaaattcagggtagatgggcaggtgctccttatccaatagatattcgcatgtgcccatcttggagtgatgagctcctgaatatgtggggcatacccacaagatctttactgatcagctgcagtcctcttgattgtttccacaatcagactcatgactttaaacttttgaggcacatcaaacagaTGTAGCAAATTAATaacatgtcctctgatcatcttgtgatcacctgacttgggtagcaatgtgtgccttaggatccagttgatggtaggcaaaccagacaataagaagtggatagatccaaacttatgagtctctaggtctgcatcaggaatctccttgtacatgctagcctttgagttgtgatccttcttcttcttggcatagacatccaagtcatcttcattttcttctggggcattgatcagctgagcccattcttCCACAGAGGATCGGTACCTTGTACCTCAGATGATCTTCCCATTTGGGTAGAAGTGGGCAgtagagtaaaactgcatgatcagctcatcattccacttggtaagcttctgtccaacaaatgtatcaactccacatgctttgaagctgtcatatacacctagatagtgatcttcattcttcttgatgtactcctagtcaacccatctcatgtcacacactatgggcttcttgtcaagcaaaatttctcataaaagtcttgttgttccttagtatgaaacatgtaatcaacagcagttcttctcctgacaTCATATGGATCAGCCTTTCTCCACtgtctcagtcctgcatccttcctgagtttcatgttctctgcaacaggatgtgcatcattatggtcagggatctttggcttgagctttctcaaaataattgaatcattttcttcttcatcggcagcttcaggcactggggccttgttcttctcctcagctggaatacttctggtgttcctcttgggttttggcttttgAGCTGGAGcaacagccttgggagcagcttttcTTAGTAGCAGCCCCTAACTTAATAGCATCTCCCATCAACTTCTGAGCTTTGGATgatggagcagcatcctcttcctatTCTTCTTCatctctcatcatggagggcttcccaataactctggcaatggtcttcttgaccctttctttccttttcttgccttctgcGGCAGCCTCTTTGGGTTATGATCCCAAATTCTCTTGAGTGGATGCTCTGACCTTTAACATAGGAATTCTTTTGGCTGGAGCTTTTttgttcatgcctggctttgtTGATGCAGCAGTGCCAAACTCTTTAttcaccaccttcttcttggaagtggcctcatcctcagctgcaatGTAGTCTTCGTCCTCTGAATCAGATGttatcttcttccttgttctagtagctgccttcggcaagttactaggtgtgctcctgctgccctcatcatagctgctggagggactagtgccctcactcaactgaacctgttcttctgacttgttctgactatcactttgatcagacatcttcaggCAAACTTTCAGCAAAcactgtgaataggttgtagatgaggtagagtagatgatcATCACAAAGcatagaggttttgcaaaacaactgactcaaaacttagttttagttttccacagaaagcatttcagagctaccaatttgtaaactcagtgataccgaagcagcttttggaacctaaactagtgaactcggtcagaccgagtcacagtttggtggcaccgagactgctaggatttcacaaagaatcgaactcggtcacaccgatttgcaattcttggtcagaccaaaaatcgcatgtgcaatggcctaagacaaatcggtgagaccgatttcaacaattcggtcggtccgagatgagttcggtggaaacctaaccctaaattttcaaataaaATCTAATCTACAGGATGTTTTCGCTAGATAGGATGATTTCATATGTGGCatgaatcatggcaaagcaatgtgctacgaatcggagttaatgaatagcacaaagtatcaagttcataccctatctcggcggtgaacttgctacggcgacaacggcggggcagattgccgttgacggcggcggagaccagcggcgggaggtcgctggcagcgagtagacgatccggagacccgaagaggcagagtaggttacgcgcgggtgaagagttttggaaaattttccaaaatttgacccatcgGTATATATaacccgaccctgtcggtgtgaccgagtggaacaaatcggtggcaccgagatgcaaaactgtgagCAGTTACtccaactcggtgtgaccgaaaggttctaatcggttgcaccgagattgaaaacctagatcaacttagtgatctcggtgtgaccaaaaaggatgaatcggtcaaaccgaaatgcacaaagaggttttggaagtttaagtctatgacgaatcggggactccgagtgctcctcacacagagtggttcgaatctgacttgatcaaactttgtgatgtagcatgaatagagtttgagaagagaaaagcatagatagctagagaaggttcttaggcattcttgtccatccatttggaaaaagagaaaaagaccaagcaatcaaagcaacaaatggatgtcctcgaatgagtaaaatatgcaaccaacatgctcacacaataaaagggcaaatgaaatatgtggcaaagcatgcacaaccaattctagcatctatcaaacaattggcgatgactaggtcatctatatataagtatattgacttaggagtcaaatgagaacatttgatcatatgtcatactcatcgtttaagcacaagtggggttaccacttttacataaagcattgttgtgttcacaccattagagttgctttagctcaattcttaagagtaaagctccccctagatgcgagatcccccctaagagggatgaaagaaccttgggttttgtcgatgatgacttcatgtaggtgttgaagatgtggatgctcaatgttgatgtagatcattcggagcaatccattggagtgagttgcactttcaatacctacacgggttagtcccacaaggaacaagaaaggatatccatagacatagagtgatgcacacagaagatgatgtccatgaaagcattaggttaccttgttcctcgtcttaccaacaagagggtttgtgactccttggactagtgcaagatgtggaagttgtttgcacttgtccttgccaaaataataagagtgaagtatgttggcggagtcaccctcaagaactctctagttcttattctttgggatccacatcatcttgatgggaatccttggagttgtagtcgtacttgattaagtagaacttgatgtagtcttgggaacccacttgaccaaggccttaggagcttcttcaaatgcatcaatctcctcttgaagcttgtccttgcctttttgcttgtggtcttgtggtggaagatcatcttgagcttgtgtccctttaaaagaagtaggatcgtacttctcttgttaaggaacaaacttcgtcttgaggTATTGATCTTCtttccactca
This genomic window contains:
- the LOC123159161 gene encoding uncharacterized protein → MATETGPAAAAAPRLLLGPPLVRAARPSPADDAPESHPFLDLLDAAFNAPSAAEAKAALVPRRARTENCNATYANSGDPCVDFFFHVVPSTPAERVRELLAAAWARDPLTALKLAYNLRGVRGTGKSDREGFYAAALWMHDHHPRTLACNVAALAEFGYLKDFPELLFRLVRGQDVRKVAKEGAAADKARREGKQLAEQRVGLRARLAGRKRAREAATRSVTEAAAVAEQKTEAMEVDQKKAAKRGVPKKVRTMAKLAVQSLETYYGDRAYRFLFDAVADFFAALLASDMKQMAPGGKKRKIGLAAKWCPTPGSSFDRATMLCEAIACRLFPRDSDPEYAELSDEHYSYRVLRRLRREVLVPIRKALELPEVYMCAQRWDELPYARVASVAMRRYKALFQKHDEERFAKYLEDVEAGKAKIAAGAVLPHEIAAAAYRGEEDEVAELQWRRMVDDLRAKGSLRNCISICDVSGSMEGTPMEVAIALGVLTSELSEEPWAGKVITFHTRPSIHVIKGETLREKMRFVAKLEWHGSTNFQGVFDRILATAREAQLPPEKMIRTVFVYSDMEFGEACGRGVYNGMPYGEGSWDTDYAAICRKFRDAGYGDSVPQVVFWNLRDSKSTPVTSTQPGAAMVSGFSKNVLKIFLQNDGVVNPEAIMSQAIAGDEYQKLQIYD